A window of the Bacteroides thetaiotaomicron VPI-5482 genome harbors these coding sequences:
- a CDS encoding glycogen/starch synthase — MVKDLLTPDYIFESSWEVCNKVGGIYTVLSTRANTLQEKFRDRIFFIGPDVWQGKENPLFIESDNLCADWKKHAFKNDHLSVRVGRWNIPGEPIVILVDFQPFFEQKNEIYTEMWNRFQVDSLHAYGDYDEASMFSYAAGKVVESFYRYNLTETDKVVYQAHEWMTGMGALYVQEAVPEVATIFTTHATSIGRSIAGNHKPLYDYLFAYNGDQMAQELNMQSKHSIEKQTAHYVDCFTTVSEITNNECKELLDKPADVVLMNGFEDDFVPKGSTFTGKRKRARSLMLNVANKLLGTNLDDDTLIIGTSGRYEFKNKGIDVFLESLNRLNRDKKLHKNVLAFINVPGWVGDPREDLQERLKSKEKFDTPLEVPFITHWLHNMTHDQVLDMLKYLGMGNRPDDKVKVIFVPCYLDGRDGILNKEYYDILLGQDLSVYASYYEPWGYTPLESVAFRVPTITTDLAGFGLWVNSLKNQHGINDGVEVLHRSDYNDSEVADGIKDTITLFADKSEKEVKEIRKHAADVAEQALWKHFIQYYYEAYDIALRNAMKRQLG; from the coding sequence ATGGTAAAAGATTTATTAACCCCCGATTATATCTTCGAGTCCAGCTGGGAAGTATGTAATAAAGTGGGAGGGATATACACCGTATTGTCGACACGGGCGAATACATTGCAGGAAAAATTCCGCGACAGAATTTTTTTCATAGGTCCTGATGTGTGGCAAGGAAAAGAGAACCCTCTATTCATCGAGTCGGATAATCTGTGCGCTGACTGGAAAAAGCACGCATTCAAAAACGATCATCTTTCCGTCCGTGTAGGACGATGGAATATACCCGGTGAACCCATTGTCATCCTTGTTGATTTCCAACCTTTTTTTGAACAGAAGAACGAAATTTACACAGAAATGTGGAATCGTTTTCAAGTAGACTCGTTGCACGCTTATGGCGATTACGACGAGGCTTCGATGTTTTCGTATGCTGCCGGAAAAGTAGTAGAGAGTTTCTACCGCTACAACCTGACAGAAACGGATAAGGTGGTATATCAGGCACATGAATGGATGACCGGAATGGGAGCACTTTATGTACAGGAAGCTGTCCCCGAAGTGGCTACTATTTTTACAACCCACGCTACTTCCATCGGACGTTCGATAGCCGGCAATCATAAGCCGCTGTATGACTATCTGTTTGCTTATAACGGTGACCAGATGGCGCAGGAACTGAATATGCAGTCAAAGCACTCTATTGAGAAGCAGACGGCGCATTATGTAGACTGTTTTACGACAGTAAGTGAAATCACGAATAACGAGTGCAAGGAATTGCTCGACAAACCGGCAGACGTAGTACTGATGAACGGTTTCGAAGACGATTTCGTACCTAAAGGCAGTACATTTACCGGAAAACGTAAACGTGCCCGCTCATTGATGTTGAACGTAGCCAATAAATTGTTGGGAACAAATCTGGATGACGATACGTTAATTATCGGTACCAGTGGTCGATATGAATTCAAGAACAAGGGTATTGACGTATTCCTGGAGTCATTGAACCGTCTGAACAGGGATAAAAAGCTCCATAAGAACGTATTGGCGTTTATCAATGTCCCCGGTTGGGTAGGAGATCCCCGTGAAGACTTGCAGGAACGTCTGAAAAGCAAAGAAAAATTTGATACACCGCTTGAAGTTCCTTTCATCACTCATTGGCTGCACAATATGACGCATGACCAAGTGCTGGATATGCTGAAATATCTGGGGATGGGCAACCGTCCCGATGATAAAGTAAAGGTGATTTTTGTGCCTTGCTATCTGGACGGGCGTGATGGTATCCTGAATAAAGAGTATTATGATATATTGCTGGGACAGGATTTGAGTGTATATGCTTCCTATTACGAACCGTGGGGATATACTCCGCTGGAAAGTGTAGCGTTCCGTGTGCCTACCATTACTACTGATCTGGCAGGTTTTGGCCTTTGGGTGAACAGCCTGAAGAATCAGCATGGCATCAATGATGGAGTGGAAGTGCTGCATCGTTCGGACTATAATGATTCGGAAGTGGCGGATGGCATCAAAGATACGATTACGCTGTTTGCAGATAAGTCGGAAAAAGAAGTGAAGGAGATCCGTAAGCATGCGGCAGATGTTGCAGAGCAGGCATTGTGGAAACACTTCATTCAATATTATTACGAGGCTTATGATATTGCCTTGCGCAATGCCATGAAGCGTCAGTTAGGCTAA
- a CDS encoding glycosyltransferase family 1 protein, with protein MKIKVSNVNTPNWKEVTVKSRIPAELEKLSEISRNIWWAWNFEATELFRDLDPELWKECGQNPVLLLERMSYEKLEALAKDKVILRRMNDVYTKFRDYMDVKPDETRPSVAYFSMEYGLSSVLKIYSGGLGVLAGDYLKEASDSNVDLCAVGFLYRYGYFTQTLSMDGQQIANYEAQNFGQLPIDRVMDANGQPMVVDVPYLDYYVHANVWRVNVGRISLYLLDTDNEMNSEFDRPITHQLYGGDWENRLKQEILLGIGGILTLKALGIKKDVYHCNEGHAALINVQRICDYVATGLTFDQSIELVRASSLYTVHTPVPAGHDYFDEGLFGKYMGGYPARMGISWDDLMDLGRNNPGDKGERFCMSVFACNTSQEVNGVSWLHGKVSQEMFSTIWKGYFPEEIHVGYVTNGVHFPTWSATEWKELYFKYFNENFWYDQSNPKIWEAIYNVPDEEIWKTRMTMKNKLVDYIRKSFRDTWLKNQGDPSRIVSLMDKINPNALLIGFGRRFATYKRAHLLFTDLERLSKIVNNPDYPVQFLFTGKAHPHDGAGQGLIKRIIEISRRPEFLGKIIFLENYDMQLARRLVSGVDIWLNTPTRPLEASGTSGEKALMNGVVNFSVLDGWWLEGYREGAGWALTEKRTYQNQEHQDQLDAATIYSILETEILPLYYARNKKGYSEGWIKVVKNSIAQIAPHYTMKRQLDDYYNKFYNKLAKRFHMLSANDNAKAKEIAAWKEEVVAKWDSIEIVSCDKLEDLKAGDIESGKEYTITYVIDEKGLNDAIGLELVTTYTTADGKQHVYSVEPFSVIKKEGDLYTFQVKHSLSNAGSFKVSYRMFPKNPELPHRQDFCYVRWFI; from the coding sequence ATGAAAATTAAAGTTAGTAATGTGAATACTCCGAACTGGAAAGAGGTTACAGTGAAGTCACGTATCCCGGCTGAGTTGGAGAAATTGTCCGAGATTTCACGCAACATTTGGTGGGCATGGAATTTTGAAGCGACAGAACTATTTAGAGATCTAGATCCGGAACTTTGGAAAGAATGTGGCCAGAACCCTGTGTTGTTGCTGGAACGTATGAGCTATGAGAAGCTGGAAGCGTTGGCAAAAGACAAGGTGATTCTGAGGAGAATGAATGATGTTTATACAAAATTCAGAGATTACATGGATGTGAAGCCGGATGAAACCCGTCCGTCTGTAGCTTATTTCAGCATGGAATATGGTTTGAGCAGCGTCCTGAAAATATATTCCGGTGGTCTGGGTGTATTGGCCGGTGACTACTTGAAAGAAGCTTCTGACAGCAATGTAGATCTTTGTGCGGTAGGTTTCCTGTATCGTTACGGTTACTTTACTCAGACGTTGTCTATGGATGGACAGCAGATTGCCAACTACGAAGCGCAGAACTTCGGCCAGCTTCCTATCGACCGTGTGATGGATGCGAATGGTCAGCCGATGGTGGTGGATGTTCCTTATCTGGATTATTATGTACATGCTAACGTATGGCGTGTAAATGTAGGACGTATTTCTTTGTATCTGCTGGATACAGATAATGAAATGAACAGCGAGTTCGACCGTCCTATTACTCATCAGCTTTATGGTGGCGACTGGGAAAACCGTCTGAAACAGGAAATCCTGTTGGGTATCGGTGGTATCCTGACCCTGAAAGCATTGGGTATCAAAAAAGATGTTTATCATTGTAACGAAGGACATGCTGCATTGATCAATGTGCAGCGTATCTGCGACTATGTAGCTACCGGACTGACATTCGATCAGTCTATCGAGCTGGTTCGCGCTTCTTCTCTTTATACAGTTCATACTCCGGTTCCTGCCGGTCACGACTACTTCGACGAAGGTTTGTTCGGTAAGTACATGGGTGGTTATCCTGCTAGAATGGGTATCAGCTGGGACGACCTGATGGATCTTGGACGTAACAATCCGGGTGACAAGGGCGAACGTTTCTGTATGTCGGTATTTGCCTGCAACACTTCTCAGGAAGTAAACGGTGTAAGCTGGCTGCACGGAAAAGTTTCTCAGGAGATGTTCTCTACTATCTGGAAAGGTTACTTCCCCGAAGAAATACATGTAGGTTATGTGACTAATGGTGTTCACTTCCCCACATGGAGTGCTACCGAATGGAAAGAACTGTACTTTAAATATTTCAACGAGAACTTCTGGTACGACCAGTCGAATCCTAAGATTTGGGAAGCCATCTATAATGTACCCGATGAAGAGATCTGGAAGACTCGTATGACGATGAAGAATAAGTTGGTGGATTATATCCGCAAATCATTCCGTGATACATGGTTGAAAAATCAGGGAGATCCTTCGCGCATCGTTTCATTGATGGACAAGATTAACCCGAATGCGTTGCTGATTGGTTTCGGTCGTCGTTTCGCTACTTACAAACGTGCGCACTTGTTGTTTACTGACTTGGAACGTCTTTCTAAGATTGTGAACAACCCCGATTATCCGGTACAGTTCCTGTTTACAGGTAAGGCTCATCCGCACGATGGAGCAGGACAGGGTCTGATCAAACGTATTATCGAAATCTCCCGTCGTCCGGAATTCCTGGGTAAGATTATCTTCCTCGAAAACTACGATATGCAGTTGGCGCGTCGTCTGGTTTCAGGCGTTGATATCTGGTTGAACACTCCGACACGTCCGTTGGAAGCATCCGGTACATCAGGTGAAAAGGCTTTGATGAACGGTGTTGTCAACTTCTCTGTATTGGACGGATGGTGGCTGGAAGGCTACCGTGAAGGTGCAGGATGGGCGTTGACTGAAAAACGTACTTATCAGAATCAGGAACATCAGGATCAGTTGGATGCTGCTACTATCTACAGTATTCTTGAAACAGAAATCCTGCCGTTGTACTATGCTCGTAACAAGAAAGGCTACTCAGAAGGCTGGATCAAGGTAGTGAAGAATTCTATCGCTCAGATCGCTCCTCACTATACGATGAAACGCCAGTTGGACGACTACTACAATAAGTTCTACAATAAGTTGGCAAAACGTTTCCATATGCTGTCTGCTAATGACAATGCAAAAGCAAAAGAAATTGCTGCATGGAAAGAAGAAGTCGTTGCCAAGTGGGATTCTATCGAAATCGTATCTTGCGACAAGCTGGAAGATTTGAAAGCCGGTGATATCGAAAGCGGAAAAGAATATACTATTACTTACGTAATCGATGAAAAAGGCTTGAATGATGCTATAGGGCTTGAACTGGTAACTACTTATACAACTGCGGATGGTAAACAACACGTTTACTCTGTAGAACCGTTCAGCGTTATCAAGAAAGAAGGCGACCTTTACACATTCCAGGTTAAACATAGCCTGTCAAATGCCGGTAGCTTCAAGGTGTCTTACCGTATGTTCCCGAAGAATCCGGAACTTCCGCACCGTCAGGACTTCTGCTACGTGCGTTGGTTTATCTGA
- a CDS encoding V-type ATP synthase subunit I: MITKMKKLTFLVYHKEYEEFLNSLRELGVVHIVEKQQGAADNTELQENIRLSNRLTATLKLLQNQKHEKNAVIAAEGGTAARGLQVLDEVDALQTEHGKLSQQLQGYAKEKEALQAWGNFDPAGVRKLKDAGYVIGFYSCSEGNYKEEWETEYNAMIINRISSKVFFVTVTKAGQEVDLDVEQAKLPAYSLAHLETLYDTTEQAIEENEKKLVALSETDVPSLKAALKELQGQIEFSKVVLSSEQAAGDKLMLVEGWAPAYSKVEIEAYLNDAHVYYEITDPMPGDNVPIRLNNKGFFAWFEPICKLYMLPKYNELDLTPFFAPFFMVFFGLCLGDSGYGLFLFLGATAYRLMAKKVTPSMKSILSLIQVLAVSTFFCGLLTGTFFGANIYDLDWPIVQRLKHAVLMDNNDMFQLSLILGAIQILFGMVLKAVNQTIQFGFKYAVATIGWIILLVSLAVSALLPNVLPMGGTVHLVILGISGAMIFLYNSPGKNIFMNIGLGLWDSYNMATGLLGDVLSYVRLFALGLSGGILAGVFNSLAVGMSPDNVIAGPIVMVLIFVIGHAINMFMNVLGAMVHPMRLTFVEFFKNSGYEGGGKEYKPFRNLE; encoded by the coding sequence ATGATTACAAAAATGAAGAAACTTACATTCCTGGTTTATCATAAGGAATACGAAGAATTCCTGAATAGCCTGCGCGAACTTGGCGTGGTCCACATTGTGGAAAAACAACAAGGTGCCGCCGACAATACCGAACTGCAAGAAAATATCCGCCTTTCAAACCGCTTGACAGCTACTCTGAAACTGCTTCAAAATCAGAAGCATGAGAAGAATGCTGTAATTGCAGCGGAAGGAGGAACTGCCGCTCGTGGTTTGCAGGTATTGGACGAAGTGGATGCTTTGCAGACAGAGCATGGCAAATTGTCTCAGCAACTGCAAGGTTATGCCAAGGAAAAGGAGGCATTGCAGGCATGGGGCAACTTTGATCCGGCAGGTGTCCGGAAGTTGAAAGATGCCGGCTATGTGATCGGTTTCTATAGCTGTTCGGAAGGAAACTATAAAGAAGAATGGGAGACGGAATACAATGCGATGATCATTAACCGTATTTCTTCCAAAGTGTTCTTTGTGACCGTCACCAAAGCTGGTCAGGAAGTAGATCTGGATGTAGAACAGGCCAAACTTCCCGCTTATTCGCTGGCACATCTTGAAACGTTGTATGATACAACGGAACAAGCTATTGAAGAGAACGAAAAGAAACTGGTTGCACTTTCTGAAACAGATGTACCTTCCCTGAAAGCAGCTCTGAAGGAATTGCAGGGACAGATTGAATTCTCTAAAGTAGTATTGAGTTCAGAACAGGCAGCCGGTGATAAACTGATGCTGGTTGAAGGATGGGCTCCTGCCTACAGTAAAGTAGAGATAGAGGCTTATCTGAACGATGCACATGTATATTATGAGATTACCGATCCGATGCCGGGTGATAATGTTCCTATTCGGCTGAATAACAAGGGATTCTTTGCCTGGTTTGAACCGATCTGTAAACTGTATATGCTTCCGAAGTATAACGAACTGGACTTGACACCGTTCTTTGCCCCGTTCTTTATGGTTTTCTTCGGGCTCTGTCTGGGAGATTCCGGATATGGACTTTTCCTGTTCCTCGGAGCTACGGCATACCGGTTGATGGCAAAGAAGGTGACTCCATCCATGAAGTCCATCCTGTCGCTGATACAAGTGCTGGCTGTTTCAACCTTCTTCTGCGGTTTGCTGACAGGTACATTCTTCGGAGCGAACATTTATGATCTGGACTGGCCTATCGTGCAACGTCTGAAACATGCGGTTCTGATGGACAACAACGATATGTTCCAGTTGTCACTGATCTTGGGTGCTATTCAGATTCTGTTCGGTATGGTACTCAAAGCGGTGAATCAGACAATTCAATTTGGTTTCAAGTATGCAGTAGCGACAATCGGATGGATTATCCTGTTGGTTTCATTGGCTGTTTCGGCTTTGTTGCCGAACGTGCTGCCGATGGGAGGTACGGTGCATCTGGTTATTCTGGGTATCTCCGGTGCGATGATATTCCTCTATAATAGTCCGGGAAAGAACATCTTTATGAATATCGGGCTTGGGTTATGGGATTCATATAACATGGCTACAGGTCTGCTGGGGGATGTCCTGTCCTATGTTCGTCTGTTTGCCCTCGGACTTTCCGGAGGTATTCTGGCGGGAGTGTTCAACAGTCTGGCAGTAGGTATGAGTCCGGATAACGTGATAGCAGGTCCTATTGTAATGGTGCTGATCTTTGTGATCGGTCATGCCATCAATATGTTTATGAATGTGCTTGGTGCAATGGTTCACCCGATGCGTCTGACATTCGTGGAGTTCTTCAAGAACTCCGGTTATGAAGGAGGCGGCAAGGAATACAAGCCTTTTAGAAATTTAGAATAG
- a CDS encoding V-type ATP synthase subunit D, translating to MAIKFQYNKTSLQQLEKQLKVRVRTLPIIKNKESALRMEVKRCKTEAADLEDRLEQQIQAYEAMFALWNEFDASLIKVNDVHLGVKKIAGVRVPLLENIDFEIRPYSMFNAPKWYADGIHLLEELAHTAIEREFMLAKLNLLEHARKKTTQKVNLFEKVQIPGYQDALRKIKRFMEDEENLSKSSQKIMKSHQEKRKEVEA from the coding sequence GTGGCTATAAAGTTTCAATATAACAAGACCTCTCTTCAGCAGCTCGAAAAGCAACTGAAAGTGCGGGTGCGTACGCTTCCTATCATTAAGAATAAGGAAAGCGCCCTCCGCATGGAAGTGAAACGCTGTAAAACGGAAGCTGCCGATCTGGAGGATAGGCTCGAACAACAAATTCAAGCCTATGAAGCCATGTTCGCCCTTTGGAATGAGTTTGACGCTTCATTGATAAAGGTGAATGATGTTCATCTTGGCGTGAAAAAGATTGCGGGTGTACGTGTACCGCTACTCGAAAATATCGATTTCGAGATACGTCCGTACAGTATGTTTAATGCTCCCAAATGGTATGCCGACGGTATCCATTTGCTGGAGGAACTTGCTCATACGGCAATTGAACGTGAGTTTATGCTCGCCAAGCTGAACCTGCTAGAACATGCGAGGAAAAAGACCACTCAGAAGGTGAATCTTTTTGAGAAGGTACAGATACCGGGCTATCAGGATGCATTGCGAAAGATCAAGCGGTTTATGGAAGATGAAGAGAACCTGTCGAAATCATCGCAAAAGATCATGAAGTCCCATCAGGAAAAAAGGAAGGAGGTAGAGGCATGA
- a CDS encoding V-type ATP synthase subunit K has product MEMNLFIAYIGIAVMVGLSGIGSAYGVTIAGNAAIGALKKNDSAFGNFLVLTALPGTQGLYGFAGYFMFQTIFGILTPEITAIQASAVLGAGIALGLVALFSAIRQGQVCANGIAAIGQGHNVFSNTLILAVFPELYAIVALAATFLIGSALA; this is encoded by the coding sequence ATGGAAATGAATTTGTTTATTGCCTACATTGGCATCGCGGTTATGGTTGGTTTGTCAGGCATTGGTAGTGCTTACGGAGTAACTATTGCAGGTAACGCTGCTATCGGCGCATTGAAAAAGAATGATAGTGCATTCGGTAACTTCCTTGTATTGACTGCACTTCCGGGTACGCAGGGTCTGTACGGTTTTGCCGGTTACTTTATGTTTCAGACTATCTTCGGTATTCTGACTCCGGAAATCACTGCGATCCAGGCATCAGCAGTTCTGGGTGCAGGTATTGCTTTGGGATTGGTTGCATTGTTCTCGGCTATCCGTCAGGGACAAGTTTGTGCAAACGGTATCGCAGCTATCGGTCAGGGACACAACGTGTTTAGTAATACATTGATTCTTGCCGTATTCCCGGAACTTTACGCTATCGTTGCTTTGGCTGCTACCTTCTTGATCGGTAGTGCACTTGCGTAA